A portion of the Calliphora vicina chromosome 5, idCalVici1.1, whole genome shotgun sequence genome contains these proteins:
- the Mad1 gene encoding mitotic spindle assembly checkpoint protein MAD1, translating into MEDIKTSLDKILAKFNDSVTHSAPKKLSFEHLSDSFNDSGTIPKKRRFSQSFEDSSNVSHNQSNISVNSSIAVPPSPWETRRMKADLIEAKTRITKFKQEIERLHKLRQESEILYENRVSELKKQCDFSSGKIQDLEKHMQVLRKREYAAKQEMLKAQSEVQQQKHGYEDMILKLQRSKHDVEENARLIQNSMANELSEYKRHAEKMELELELSSDELESIKNQLEDFKAKVSCFDDLKLQHERVNQDLVYANQRIKELEFEIASYNDWKEITKNSQDRLLSIPDMDKEIERLRSNNKHLQELLGNKLLLEEQVYDLRSRLEKEEGARSEAVTFQVQLKHAQEELKDWIKVGQDHCPQNTYVSPMALRARIEELLQHDVLMVSENNTKVSESKTLEGELLDHKQKCEMYVKNLEELNAELKRYKAFKTRVQKKLLLVSKERDCYKQLLENFEKDLTISNPPGSTDLTSTENQLRMRVEMLEKTLLGYKDMCISLEKELTIAKAFPNMDQVMEHSTNMSVDSTVGYDHYKKELDVLRVENERLRRRKEELELELEHRCLKGDFNMDKYKVVHLKLNPASEAYENAENVIEKLQAEIERLKRKNKKLEEDNEVTQARFNESTNMTMNIKEMNQLRTELESMNSKMKKMKECYKSASLEFREVVYMLFGYRIDRVGANTNYKISSMYAESPDHYLNFRLNESNVLDMLETTYSATLKPLIETQLVGNKSLPAFLSALTLDLFQKTTITLA; encoded by the exons atggaAGATATAAAAACAAGTCTGGATAAAATTTTGGCTAAATTCAATGACAGCGTAACACATTCAGCACCAAAAAAATTGAGTTTCGAGCATTTAAGTGATTCGTTTAATGACTCCGGCACAA TACCAAAAAAGAGACGTTTTTCTCAAAGTTTCGAAGATTCATCAAATGTGAGCCATAATCAAAGTAACATATCGGTGAATTCAAGTATTGCGGTGCCTCCAAGCCCGTGGGAGACTAGGCGCATGAAGGCTGATTTAATTGAGGCAAAAACCAGA attaCAAAATTCAAGCAAGAGATTGAACGTCTGCATAAATTAAGACAAGAAtctgaaattttgtatgaaaatcgaGTTTCCGAATTGAAAAAACAATGCGATTTTTCTTCTGGGAAAATTCAAGATTTGGAGAAACATATGCAGGTTTTGAGGAAACGTGAGTATGCAGCAAAACAGGAAATGTTAAAGGCCCAAAGTGAAgttcaacaacaaaaacatggaTACGAGGACATGATTTTAAAACTACAAAGATCTAAGCACGATGTAGAGGAGAATGCTCGTCTCATACAAAATAGTATGGCAAATGAATTAAGCGAGTATAAGAGACATGCAGAAAAAATGGAATTG GAACTGGAGTTGAGCTCTGATGAGTTGGAATCTATTAAGAACCAATTAGAAGATTTTAAAGCAAAAGTTTCTTGTTTTGATGACTTGAAGCTGCAGCATGAGAGGGTTAACCAAGATTTAGTGTATGCCAATCAACGCATTAAAGAATTGGAATTCGAAATAGCATCCTACAACGATTGGAAGGAAATTACCAAG AACTCTCAGGACCGATTATTAAGCATTCCGGACATGGACAAAGAAATTGAACGTTTACGTTCCAATAATAAGCATCTGCAGGAGTTGTTGGGCAATAAATTATTGTTGGAGGAGCAAGTGTACGATTTGCGCTCTCGTTTGGAAAAAGAAGAAGGAGCTAGATCCGAGGCTGTGACATTTCAAGTGCAATTAAAACATGCCCAAGAAGAACTTAAGGATTGGATAAAGGTAGGACAAGATCATTGTCCCCAGAATACTTATGTAAGCCCCATGGCGTTGAGAGCACGTATTGAAGAACTTTTGCAACACGATGTACTTATGGTATctgaaaataatacaaaagtTTCGGAATCGAAAACTCTTGAAGGCGAATTATTGGATCACAAGCAAAAATGCGAAATGTACGTTAAAAATCTGGAAGAGTTGAATGCCGAACTTAAACGTTACAAGGCTTTTAAAACTCGGGTTCAAAAGAAACTTCTGTTAGTGTCTAAAGAACGCGATTGTTACAAGCAATTGCTGGAGAATTTCGAAAAGGATCTCACAATTTCCAACCCACCTGGTAGCACAGACTTGACATCAACAGAAAATCAACTTAGAATGCGAGTTGAAATGCTTGAAAAAACCTTATTAGGTTACAAAGATATGTGCATTAGCTTGGAAAAGGAATTGACGATTGCTAAAGCTTTCCCCAACATGGATCAAGTCATGGAACATAGTACTAACATGAGTGTTGATTCAACAGTCGGCTATGATCACTACAAAAAGGAGCTGGACGTGTTACGTGTCGAAAATGAACGCTTGCGCAGACGCAAAGAAGAGTTGGAATTGGAGTTGGAACATCGTTGTCTAAAAGGTGATTTTAATATGGACAAATATAAAGTTGTACACTTGAAACTAAATCCTGCTAGCGAAGCTTATGAAAACGCTGaaaatgtaattgaaaaattacaaGCTGAG atTGAACgtttaaaacgaaaaaataagaaacttgAAGAAGACAACGAAGTTACACAAGCACGTTTCAATGAGTCTACTAATATGACTATGAATATTAAGGAGATGAATCAACTACGCACTGAATTGGAGTCAATGAATTCTAAGATGAAAAAAATGAAAGAGTGCTATAAATCTGCTAGCCTGGAGTTCCGTGAAGTAGTTTACATGCTGTTCGGTTATCGCATAGATCGCGTAGGAGCCAACACAAATTACAA AATTTCTAGTATGTATGCTGAAAGTCCGgatcattatttaaatttccgTTTAAATGAATCCAATGTATTAGATATGCTGGAGACAACATATTCAGCCACATTGAAGCCACTGATAGAAACCCAGTTGGTGGGAAATAAATCGCTGCCGGCATTTTTGAGCGCCCTAACATTGGATCTAtttcaaaaaacaacaataacattggcataa
- the Uba4 gene encoding adenylyltransferase and sulfurtransferase MOCS3, with translation MSTDIKATEDEIIKLRSEIKALKDACESKEQRLLELQKQQNSTVASQYGSRLSNEDIERYSRQLILPNFGVKGQIKLKESSFLIVGLGGLGCPSSQYLLAAGCGRLGLVDYDEVERSNFHRQTLHTEARVGMKKVDSAKAALLEINPHCQIDCHRILLNSENALDLLRQYDVVLDCTDNVATRYLLNDACVMLKRPLISGSALQMDGQLTVYNYGDTGPCYRCLFPVPPPPETVTNCGDGGVLGAVTGIIGSLQALEAIKVALEYSSSEVLSGRLLLFDGSRCMFRNIRLRGKRADCDVCSSSPLINHLVDYEQFCGMSASDKNVGLNLLSLEQRLTVEEYRDTIESNPHLLIDVRQPAEFEICHLPKSENIPLKHLLDDSYLKLHDESLNNPEKPIILLCRRGNDSQIAAQHLIQTFPNRKIFDIKGGLYSWHYKIDKNFPIY, from the coding sequence atgtCGACCGATATTAAAGCGACTGaagatgaaataataaaactacgcagtgaaataaaagctttgaaagATGCATGTGAATCAAAGGAGCAAAGGCTGTTGGAATTGCAAAAGCAACAAAATTCAACAGTAGCTTCTCAGTATGGCAGCCGGTTGAGCAACGAAGACATTGAGCGGTATAGCCGCCAActaattttaccaaattttggTGTAAAAGgccaaataaaattgaaagaaTCATCATTTCTAATTGTTGGACTAGGAGGGTTGGGGTGTCCATCCTCACAATATTTATTAGCAGCCGGCTGTGGACGTTTGGGTTTAGTCGATTATGATGAAGTGGAACGTAGCAACTTTCATAGACAAACTCTCCACACAGAAGCAAGAGTTGGTATGAAAAAAGTCGATTCAGCAAAAGCGGCtttgttggaaataaatccACATTGCCAAATAGATTGCCATCGTATATTGTTGAATAGTGAAAATGCACTGGATCTATTGCGTCAGTACGATGTCGTATTAGATTGTACGGACAATGTGGCAACaagatatttattaaatgaCGCTTGCGTAATGTTGAAGCGACCACTGATTTCAGGAAGTGCACTGCAGATGGATGGACAGTTAACAGTATATAATTACGGCGATACTGGTCCATGTTATAGGTGTCTGTTCCCAGTACCACCGCCGCCAGAAACAGTTACAAATTGTGGAGATGGGGGAGTACTAGGTGCTGTTACAGGAATCATTGGTTCCCTGCAAGCTTTGGAAGCCATAAAGGTTGCGTTAGAATATTCTAGCAGTGAAGTTTTGTCCGGCCGTTTACTTCTATTTGACGGATCTCGCTGCATGTTTCGAAATATACGACTCCGTGGGAAACGTGCTGATTGCGATGTTTGTTCATCCTCGCCTTTGATAAACCATCTTGTTGACTACGAGCAATTTTGCGGTATGAGTGCTTCAGACAAAAATGTTGGATTAAATCTGTTATCTCTGGAACAACGCTTGACCGTCGAAGAATATCGcgatacaattgaaagtaaccCACATTTGTTAATCGACGTCAGACAGCCCGCAGAATTTGAAATATGTCATTTACCGAAATCAGAAAATATTCCCCTAAAACATTTATTAGATGACTCGTATTTAAAGCTCCATGACGAATCGTTAAATAACCCAGAAAAGCCAATTATTTTACTGTGTAGACGTGGCAATGATTCCCAAATAGCTGCTCAACatttaatacaaacatttcCAAATCGTAAAATATTCGATATTAAGGGTGGCCTATACTCCTGGCATTATAAGATTGATAAAAACTttccaatttattaa
- the Cog6 gene encoding conserved oligomeric Golgi complex subunit 6: MSSIWSMEEDEGDRLQRRIDKILETRLDTEKDTLEALKDSSNFFVENSLQNRRNLRSQIEKRSVSINENFLKSFREVKLSLDAVCNDLDTLSSSVQAMKNDLESSKALTHDLIKQTNDLQDQRDHLQVHKQVAEAFLARFQLSVPEHQILYGTSKDSAISPEFFDVLDRVQSIHAECRVLMQCGYQTAAEDIMEEMTLHQEGALERLYRWTQNHCRNLDNNEIGPLVVRAMGRLQDRPVLFKYVIDEYAIARRAVLVRLFIDALTEGGPGGNPKPIEMHAHDPKRYIGDMFAWLHQAIPIEKENSALLFKLCHKNDLSEQMQNALAYIADGVCHPLKVRVETILNSEKDTIVLFAISNLLRFYQQIMKQVVQGGSLEQCLTDLQKSSEEIYLNSLSNQVRTILQKNATSGTGLEPPQRDLVPPSSLGRLLNLLKEILSVATMVDGRQSDITKIISCIIDPLLQSVQESASHLPTVDMAVYLLNCLYHMQSTLAVYEYMDERVERLQAQSEAQIDTLTSEQASSLVSNLQLGPIYTILQTNQSKIESNLLKIFMNKMEAFLQMPDVLLLPQIQLIMSSSHRTAVQKRSFNVIVAIYKQIFERIHDPENGFEHPESIFSKTPQQVAKILAV, encoded by the exons ATGTCGTCAATTTGGAGTATGGAAGAGGATGAAGGAGACCGTTTGCAAAGACGTATAGACAAGATATTGGAGACACGATTGGACACTGAAAAG GATACACTCGAAGCTTTAAAGGATTCATCCAacttttttgtggaaaatagCTTGCAAAACAGGCGCAATTTGCGTAGCCAGATAGAGAAGAGATCCGTTAGTATAAATGAGAACTTTTTAAAATCTTTCCGTGAAGTTAAATTAAGCCTCGATGCTGTTTGCAATGACTTGGATACATTGAGCAGCTCGGTGCAAGCAATGAAAAATGATTTGGAATCCTCCAAGGCCTTGACACATGACCTTATTAAGCAAACAAATGATTTGCAAGATCAACGAGATCATTTGCAAGTACATAAACAAGTTGCCGAAGCCTTTTTGGCACGGTTTCAACTAAGTGTCCCAGAGCATCAAATATTATATGGTACTTCAAAGGATTCTGCTATAAGTCCAGAGTTTTTTGACGTGTTGGACCGCGTACAGAGTATACATGCAGAATGTCGTGTTTTGATGCAATGTGGCTATCAAACAGCAGCTGAAGATATTATGGAAGAGATGACATTACATCAAGAGGGCGCATTGGAAAGACTGTACAGATGGACACAAAATCACTGCAGAAATTTGGATAACAATGAAATTGGTCCTTTAGTTGTCAGAGCAATGGGACGCTTACAAGATCGCCCCGTACTATTTAA gtaCGTAATCGATGAATATGCTATTGCTCGTAGAGCTGTGCTAGTTCGTCTGTTCATTGATGCTTTGACTGAAGGAGGTCCTGGTGGTAATCCTAAGCCCATCGAAATGCATGCTCATGATCCAAAACGATACATTGGAGACATGTTTGCTTGGCTCCATCAGGCTATACCTATAGAGAAAGAAAATTCAGCTTTGCTCTTTAAATTGTGTCATAAAAATG ATCTTTCAGAGCAAATGCAAAATGCTTTAGCTTATATAGCTGACGGTGTTTGTCATCCATTAAAAGTACGAGTGGAAACAATTCTCAACTCAGAGAAAGACACCATTGTGCTGTTCGCTATATCCAATCTGTTAAGGTTCTATCAACAAATAATGAAACAAGTTGTACAAGGCGGAAGTTTAGAACAGTGTCTTACGGATTTGCAAAAGTCCAGTGAAGAGATTTATCTCAATTCATTGTCGAATCAAGTGCGTACAATTTTACAGAAAAACGCTACATCAGGTACAGGTTTAGAGCCTCCGCAAAGGGATCTTGTGCCACCTTCAAGCCTTGGTCGTTTGTTGAATTTGCTGAAAGAAATACTTTCTGTGGCTACAATGGTTGATGGTCGTCAATCGGATATAACCAAGATCATATCGTGTATAATCGACCCGTTACTGCAATCAGTCCAGGAGTCGGCCTCTCATTTACCAACAGTAGATATGGCTGTGTATCTACTTAATTGTTTGTACCACATGCAAAGTACCTTGGCCGTCTACGAGTACATGGACGAACGCGTCGAACGTTTACAGGCGCAATCAGAGGCTCAAATAGATACTCTCACATCAGAGCAGGCTTCCTCCTTAGTGTCTAATTTACAATTAGGTCCAATTTATACGATTTTGCAAACAAATCAATCGAAAATTGAATCTAAtctcttgaagattttcatgaACAAAATGGAAGCGTTTCTTCAAATGCCTGATGTATTGCTGCTACCACAAATACAATTAATCATGTCCAGCTCCCATCGTACGGCCGTACAAAAGAGATCTTTTAACGTCATTGTTGCAATCTATAAGCAAATCTTCGAACGAATTCATGACCCAGAAAATGGTTTTGAACATCCAGagtcaatattttcaaaaacaccTCAACAAGTGGCAAAGATATTagcagtttaa